TTTGGTGTTTTTCGGGTATCAATAGAAGAGGAAATTCTCAGGTGCAATCAGATAGAGATTTGTTGAGTGTAGTAATTCCAGTATACAACGAAGAAGAATCGTTGGCGGAGGCTATTAAGCAGTTGCTGGCACTTAATGAGAAACTGAGTCCTGAATTGGATATGGAGTTTGTGTTTGTTAACGATGGATCGAAAGATCGATCAATGGAGATTTTGAAGGGAAGTGCTGCGCTAAATTCGCACTTAAAAGTGGTGTCTCTAAGCAGAAATTTTGGTCATCAAATTGCTATAACGTGTGGACTTGACAAAGCAAAAGGAGACTACGTAGCAATTATTGACGCTGATTTACAGGATCCGCCAGAGTTAATTTTGGATATGTATCGAAAAGCCTTGGCGGGATATGATGTCGTCTACGGGAAAAGGCGGAGTCGAGCGGGAGAGACGTTCTTTAAGAAAGTTACGGCATCTGGCTTTTATAGGTTTCTCAATTATATGTGCGAAATAGATATACCTCGCGATACTGGAGACTTTA
This DNA window, taken from Gammaproteobacteria bacterium, encodes the following:
- a CDS encoding glycosyltransferase family 2 protein, which codes for MQSDRDLLSVVIPVYNEEESLAEAIKQLLALNEKLSPELDMEFVFVNDGSKDRSMEILKGSAALNSHLKVVSLSRNFGHQIAITCGLDKAKGDYVAIIDADLQDPPELILDMYRKALAGYDVVYGKRRSRAGETFFKKVTASGFYRFLNYMCEIDIPRDTGDFRLMSRKVVNEFNALRERHRFVRGMVPWLGFSSISLEYDRAERFAGETKYPLRKMMSFAMNAILSFSSKPLTLAIRMGFLTILTGILGGAYMLYLKLFTEIPVPGVTAIILSIVIFSGVQILLIGVVGEYIARIFEEVKGRPLYLVSESINL